DNA from Haloferax volcanii DS2:
ATATCCTGAACCGCCGTCAACTCATCTTCATACTTCGGAACTGGTGAGAGGTACGTGATTTCCCGATCGTGGACGTCCGCGTACACACGATTCACGTAGAATCCTCGGTCGAACATCACCGTGTCCAGATCGACGAACCGCTCGGCGCTGTCCAACAGCCGACTCACGAGGTCGGCTTTCGAGTACGATGGCGAGTCGTCGGGTTCCCATGCGGAGTTCTCTTTCACCGGCTCGATACCGAGAACAATCGGTGCGTGGTCACCGACCAGTGTGATCGTCGCGTATTTGTATCCACGCTTGTACTCGCCGTCTTTCTTGTACCCGCTCACCATCTTCGGGTAGTCCGGCTTGGCGATACCCGCTTCCTTGTCTTCCCACGGCCAGACGTGGAACTGCTCGTGGGTGATGTCGATGGCTGCAATCGTCTCACGCGACTCGAAGGGGTTCTGACCGCGAATCGAGTTGATGATGTTGTCCGTCGCGGCGTCGAACGCTGTCATAATGGCGTCTCGAATCCGGTCGGTTTCCGGCATTGAGTCGTCGTCCTCGAAATCCTCGAACGTGAGCTGACTATCCGAGTCCTCTGGAGTAGCAATCTTCTTCATCGCCCGCAGGAACGTCGAGTCGTCACAGATGAGGTCATCGTCGGTGAGCCAGCCGTACTCCGATTCCGAGTGAGCACTCCCCTTGTTCGCACAGATCCGCGCGAACATATCCAGAATTACCTCGTCGGAGTACGTCTTGTGGGCCGCTCGGTGCGTATCGAACTCGGGAAGGACGTGTTTTCGAGCGAGCGTCAGCGTCTTCTGGGCTTTCTCCTTCTTGTACTCGCTCTCGCTCTTCGAAGTCGAATTCTCAGGTTCCGTCGGAATGGTTGGAACAAGGCCTTCCGTGAGTACGCCGTGATTGAGCGCGGCCTGTCGAACGCCAGCGACAGTTCTGTTCAGAACCTCTTGTGTGTTCTCACTGAACTGCGCGTGCGTATACGAGAGCTGTTGCTGGGTCGGAGTATTCGAGAGATCGGTGGTATCGAGGTGGAAACTCTTGACCAAGCTCGGCTCCCGCCCGAGTCGTTGGGCTAATTCGTTCTGTGAGATACCCCGAATCCCTTTGAACAGGAGCGTGCGGAACATCTCATCGGTTCCAAACGTCACGCGGTTCTGATCGCGAGCATCCTCGAGGTTGTCGACGGGGATCGATAGCTGACGAATCACGTCCCAGAGGTGGTCTTCACGCTCACAGAGCGTCTCCGCGTGGACAATGATTGAGTCAGCAACAGCCGACGGGTCAGTCAGCATTGAACCACCTCGGGGGTGAACTGATCTGCTTCTGAGGTGTGCTCGACCAAATACTGATGTAATTCTGTGTAGAGACATCCGCTATCCAAGAACAGAGATCAGTATAGAATAGAGTGGAAATAGTGTAGAGCATTTTGCGATGATTGTATGCTCTGAGCTTATTGTGGGAGATACATCAAGGGGTATGCGCGCTATACTTGGAGAATTAGTTGTGGCCATAATTCGGTATGGGTCAAGAATCAGTATGAATCAATTTTCGGTTGGATTTATAGTAACGTGCGAGAAGAAGGAGGTACGATGGGCTTGGACGAACTTGAGGGGTTTCTTCGGAAGAAGGGAGCGGCAGAACTCATTACGGAGATTGGGACGGGAACAGCGACATTCAACGCGCTCGTTGACGCGGTTGCAGTAAGTGGCTCGACAGTTTCCTCGCGACTCTCAGAAGGTGTTGAGCGCGAAGTGCTCACGGTCAGCCATAAGCCAACCGAACACGGGACAGAGAAGCGGTATGCGCTCACGATTCTTGGACGCCGTATCTACGATTGGGCAGCGCAAACGGAATTCGAACGGAAGGTCCGGAAGCTTCGCCGGGTTCAGCACGAACGTGAGACGGCGTTCGAGCGGATGGTTGGGAAGCTCAATCGAGATATGGAGATTCGCAAGATGGTCACCGATTCGGAACCCGTAGAGGATCAAGAGATTGATCTGCCTGAGGGGGCGTCTTTGGTGCCGAAGATGGCGTCAGAAGAGAAGCTTCGTGAAGCCAAACACGAACGTATGGAAGCGAATCTCAAGCCAATCGAAGAACTCGAGGACGCCGGTGGAACAGGAGAGGACAGCGACTGAGACAAACGATCTATAGCGGCTCCGCTGCCTCTTGTGAAATCCTCAGCCACAAATGGACCTGTTCCAGCTGCCGTTCAGGGCAGGAAACACACCAGACGCCTCATCCACCGTCTCATGGCTCATGAGTCACGAGATGATCTATATTTTAAGTAGTTTATCAAGATACCAACTTCTTCTTATAATACTAAACCTAACTAAACGGACAGAGAGAATATTCTCAAGGGGCTTTATTTGAATCCTCAATAACCAACAATTCTGGGCTCTCGACCGCTAAGCCCATCAAGCGAACATTTTGAACGGTCAATCTTGAGTCCTTGGTTAACTCTGAAATTGAAGGTCGTTCAATGACTCCAGCTCGGACACCGAATTAAGTTAGACCCAGTCCCCGCCGAAATTACACCAACAGCAGATTTGCTCAATTTCGCCACTAGCCGCCATTTCAACTAGCAAACCAATACAAGCGACGCAAGTACCTGGCCATGCTGCTATGGCTGGTACCCATGCGTTCTAGTTTAGTAGCGATCAAAGCCGAACTCACCTCGTTCAACCTGCTCACGTAACCGATCTCTGTGTGGATTTGGATTTCGTGACGCCCACAGCAACAGCTCGTCCAAATCCGGCAGTTCGTAGCCCAACTCGATCATGAGATACAACTGGATTAGATGACCGTGGCGTTCCACGGCGAGCGAACAGCGACGCCGAGGGAGCCGCGACGCCGACGAGTCGGCGTCTGCGGCGGCTTCGCCCTCTCGCTGTCTTGCCTCGAGCGACCGTAACTCATCCACGATTACACGACTCATCATCAACGAAATTGCGGCCATGATGATCAGCGCCTCGATGATGTAGCCGTCGGTCGTCTTGATCTCGTCCAAGCCGAACCGCGACTTCAGCTCCTTGAACAGCAGTTCGACCTCCCAGCGCGCCCGATAGAGCTGCGCGATATCGGGCGCGCTGTAGTCCTCTCTCGCCAGA
Protein-coding regions in this window:
- a CDS encoding ISNCY-like element ISHvo14 family transposase; this encodes MLTDPSAVADSIIVHAETLCEREDHLWDVIRQLSIPVDNLEDARDQNRVTFGTDEMFRTLLFKGIRGISQNELAQRLGREPSLVKSFHLDTTDLSNTPTQQQLSYTHAQFSENTQEVLNRTVAGVRQAALNHGVLTEGLVPTIPTEPENSTSKSESEYKKEKAQKTLTLARKHVLPEFDTHRAAHKTYSDEVILDMFARICANKGSAHSESEYGWLTDDDLICDDSTFLRAMKKIATPEDSDSQLTFEDFEDDDSMPETDRIRDAIMTAFDAATDNIINSIRGQNPFESRETIAAIDITHEQFHVWPWEDKEAGIAKPDYPKMVSGYKKDGEYKRGYKYATITLVGDHAPIVLGIEPVKENSAWEPDDSPSYSKADLVSRLLDSAERFVDLDTVMFDRGFYVNRVYADVHDREITYLSPVPKYEDELTAVQDIQEHPTADAAVKHDVPLGIDGEVHHEAEFLYAPSTSDDAEGKYAVFVTNQDRVEPEKIRSVVNGYSRRWDIENQYKSIKSFMPKTSSTDYRLRFCNFALSTLIYNLWRLTDYLIKVALDEPIRSPPVITAKTFVRALGDFLREFG